The following are encoded in a window of Ignavibacteria bacterium genomic DNA:
- a CDS encoding signal recognition particle protein, producing MFEELSLKLESVFKKIRGEGRITESNVAESLREIRRVLLDADVNFKVTKEFIDEVQRKALGQEVLLSITPGQLIVKIFYDELVRLMGETKEEIKFSSTLPSVILIAGLQGSGKTTFSGKLARYLKRKGKFPLLVASDVYRPAAIDQLMTLGKQIDIPVFAHRELSAIDIATSSIEYARKTARDTVIIDTAGRLHIDEEMMQEIETIKQRTMPSEILFVVDSMTGQDAVNTAKVFHERLAFDGIVLTKLDGDTRGGAALSIRRIVSKPIKFISNGEKLDALEQFYPERMASRILGMGDVVTLVEKVQEQVDETKAQKLEEKIRKSSFTFEDFLEQLQEIKKMGPLQNVLKMLPGMNRISSAAMNVDDGALKYAEAIICSMTREERLKPHILNGNRRKRIAKGSGTTIQEVNRVLKQFSEMQQMMKTLSKGKVPAAFRKMGLFH from the coding sequence ATGTTTGAAGAATTAAGTCTAAAACTTGAATCAGTTTTCAAAAAAATTCGCGGTGAAGGGCGAATTACTGAAAGCAACGTTGCGGAATCACTTCGAGAGATTCGGCGCGTGCTTCTTGACGCAGATGTTAATTTTAAAGTAACCAAAGAATTTATTGACGAAGTGCAGCGAAAAGCGCTTGGTCAAGAAGTACTTTTAAGCATCACTCCAGGGCAACTCATCGTCAAAATTTTTTACGACGAGTTAGTTCGTTTAATGGGAGAAACAAAAGAAGAAATAAAGTTTTCTTCAACGCTTCCATCCGTTATTCTCATTGCCGGACTTCAAGGTTCGGGAAAAACAACATTTAGTGGAAAACTTGCACGGTATCTTAAAAGAAAAGGTAAATTTCCGTTGCTTGTTGCATCCGATGTATATCGCCCGGCAGCCATTGACCAATTGATGACACTCGGAAAACAAATTGATATTCCGGTATTTGCGCATCGCGAACTTAGCGCGATTGATATTGCAACATCCTCTATTGAATACGCGAGGAAAACTGCTCGTGATACTGTTATTATTGATACTGCGGGACGTTTGCATATTGATGAAGAAATGATGCAAGAAATCGAAACTATTAAACAACGAACAATGCCGAGTGAGATATTGTTTGTTGTAGATTCGATGACAGGGCAAGATGCAGTGAATACAGCAAAAGTGTTTCACGAACGTTTGGCTTTTGACGGAATAGTTCTTACGAAATTGGACGGTGATACACGCGGAGGAGCAGCGCTTTCCATTCGGCGCATTGTCAGTAAGCCAATCAAGTTTATAAGCAACGGAGAAAAACTTGATGCGTTGGAACAGTTTTATCCTGAACGAATGGCATCAAGAATTCTTGGAATGGGTGATGTTGTTACGCTTGTTGAAAAAGTTCAGGAACAAGTAGACGAAACAAAAGCTCAGAAGTTAGAAGAAAAGATTCGGAAATCGTCGTTCACGTTTGAGGATTTTTTGGAACAATTGCAAGAAATAAAGAAAATGGGACCATTGCAAAACGTGTTGAAAATGCTTCCGGGAATGAACCGCATTTCTTCAGCGGCAATGAACGTTGACGACGGAGCATTGAAATACGCTGAAGCAATCATTTGTTCGATGACGAGAGAAGAGCGTTTGAAACCGCATATATTAAACGGGAATCGCAGAAAACGAATTGCAAAAGGAAGCGGAACGACTATTCAGGAAGTGAATAGAGTTTTAAAACAATTTTCAGAAATGCAACAAATGATGAAAACACTTTCAAAAGGAAAAGTTCCCGCTGCGTTTCGCAAGATGGGTTTATTCCACTGA
- the trmD gene encoding tRNA (guanosine(37)-N1)-methyltransferase TrmD, with product MRFDILCGVPALLKGPFNESILKRAQQKNLVKIIIHDLHDYAYDKHRKIDDVPFGGEAGMVLKPEPIFECIETLKRERTYDEIIYLSADGERFQQSLATEFSLKQNLIFLCGHYKGVDERVREQLITKEISIGDYVLTGGELAAAVVIDATVRLIPGVVSNAESLLNDSFQNMMLDAPSYTRPAEFRSMKVPEVLLSGDPQKIAVWRDEKRLEKTKQRRNDLIN from the coding sequence ATGCGATTCGATATTCTATGTGGGGTTCCTGCTTTGTTGAAAGGTCCGTTCAACGAAAGCATTTTAAAACGTGCGCAGCAGAAAAACCTTGTAAAAATAATTATTCACGATTTACACGATTATGCGTACGATAAGCATCGGAAAATTGATGATGTTCCATTTGGCGGAGAAGCGGGAATGGTATTGAAACCCGAACCTATTTTTGAATGCATCGAAACGTTGAAAAGAGAAAGAACCTACGACGAAATAATTTATCTTTCCGCTGACGGAGAACGTTTTCAACAGTCGCTTGCAACGGAATTCTCATTGAAACAGAACTTGATTTTTTTATGCGGACATTATAAAGGAGTGGATGAACGAGTGCGCGAGCAACTGATTACGAAAGAAATTTCGATCGGAGATTACGTACTAACCGGTGGAGAACTTGCTGCCGCAGTAGTTATTGACGCAACTGTACGACTCATTCCCGGTGTTGTAAGCAATGCAGAATCTCTATTGAATGATTCTTTTCAGAATATGATGTTAGATGCACCTTCATACACGCGACCGGCGGAATTTCGCTCGATGAAAGTTCCTGAGGTTTTACTTTCTGGCGATCCACAAAAAATTGCCGTGTGGCGTGATGAAAAGCGACTTGAAAAAACAAAACAACGAAGAAACGATTTAATCAATTAA
- the rimM gene encoding 16S rRNA processing protein RimM, producing the protein MIDKQLIAVGKIIRCVGIKGAVKIHPYASLPKRFSLLTKVFLGETPQTAEQYEIREVELRGAYVVVTFSNIPTRNDAEKIVGKYIFVNELQRVSLQQNEWFIDDILGCEVFVRSVSVGVVRDVITLPAQDVWVVHQGGKEVLVPAVRAFIESVDVKNKIIVLRPPEGLIQFDE; encoded by the coding sequence TTGATTGATAAGCAACTCATCGCTGTTGGAAAAATAATTCGATGCGTTGGAATAAAAGGCGCAGTTAAAATACATCCGTATGCTTCTTTGCCTAAACGATTTTCGTTATTAACAAAAGTATTTCTTGGTGAAACTCCGCAAACAGCAGAACAATATGAAATTCGAGAAGTCGAACTTCGTGGTGCGTATGTAGTTGTAACGTTTTCAAATATTCCAACGAGAAATGATGCAGAAAAAATCGTTGGAAAATATATTTTTGTCAACGAGTTACAACGAGTTTCACTTCAGCAAAATGAATGGTTTATTGACGATATACTTGGCTGTGAAGTTTTTGTTCGCAGTGTATCTGTTGGAGTAGTTCGCGATGTGATTACGTTGCCTGCGCAGGATGTGTGGGTTGTACATCAAGGCGGCAAAGAAGTATTAGTTCCTGCAGTTCGGGCATTTATCGAAAGCGTGGATGTGAAAAATAAAATAATTGTTCTTCGTCCGCCGGAAGGATTGATTCAATTTGATGAATAA
- the rpsP gene encoding 30S ribosomal protein S16: protein MVVKLRLARMGRKKSPIYKIVAADSQSPRDGRYIESIGQYNPLTQPMTVDVKEDKMFKWLKNGAQPTDTVRSLFRRKGLWLKWSLIRKGKSEEEISPIMEQWQQLQVEKLSREAEKKARRKAKKKSEKTQATESSTAS from the coding sequence ATTGTGGTTAAATTACGATTAGCGCGAATGGGCAGAAAGAAAAGCCCGATTTATAAAATCGTTGCCGCCGACTCACAATCGCCACGGGACGGAAGATATATTGAATCTATAGGACAGTATAATCCTTTGACGCAACCGATGACGGTTGATGTGAAAGAAGATAAAATGTTCAAATGGTTGAAGAACGGTGCACAACCGACAGATACAGTTCGTAGTTTGTTTCGAAGAAAAGGATTGTGGTTAAAATGGAGTTTAATCCGAAAAGGCAAGAGCGAAGAAGAAATTTCTCCTATTATGGAACAATGGCAACAACTGCAAGTTGAAAAACTATCTCGCGAAGCTGAGAAAAAAGCACGACGGAAAGCGAAAAAGAAATCGGAAAAAACACAAGCGACGGAAAGTTCAACAGCGTCGTAA
- a CDS encoding 50S ribosomal protein L19, translating to MNKMNIVEAMQLQKELPAFQPGDTVNVHVRVIEGDKERIQQFQGIVMKRHNNTINSTFVVRKMSHGVGVERNFPLHSPRIAKIEVVKQGRARRAKLYYMRTLAAKQIHQKLNA from the coding sequence ATGAATAAAATGAACATTGTTGAAGCAATGCAACTACAAAAAGAACTTCCGGCGTTTCAACCGGGAGATACCGTGAACGTTCACGTACGCGTTATTGAAGGCGATAAGGAACGCATTCAGCAGTTTCAAGGAATTGTAATGAAGCGTCATAACAATACGATTAATTCAACGTTTGTTGTGAGGAAAATGTCTCATGGTGTTGGCGTCGAACGAAACTTTCCGCTTCATTCTCCACGCATTGCCAAAATCGAAGTGGTAAAACAAGGTCGTGCACGTCGAGCAAAACTGTACTATATGCGTACGCTCGCAGCGAAACAGATTCATCAAAAATTAAATGCATAG